One stretch of Actinacidiphila sp. DG2A-62 DNA includes these proteins:
- a CDS encoding FAD-dependent monooxygenase codes for MRAVIVGGGIIGLTTAIALRRQGIEAMIHEQAPAIRAAGAGLGLWANAVAVFDELGLGEQVRAIGRPAEMFFRNHAGEVIHPSGYSDDNHRYLLVHRAKLNDLLAEAVGPDHIRLDSRLVGYDETDTGVTAHFGDGTRAGADLLVGADGVYSIVRSLLLPGSEAVEHKGHHAWRAVVPPPAGTTIDRSVIVLGEERTRGGYVPTADGTVYWLVNQFGVDPLHGTPKEQAAERAAFLDTTGWNPALPALIASTPDEQVLHNQVMLVPPLARWVSQRVVLARRFRSRTFPAHHRGCVAGCGGRAVAGPAAHLLRWRGGRAGRLRSRPDPALPEGQRVGQDGGGLCDAGGIRRPLCGLQTLDAQPVAALTTWRTG; via the coding sequence GTGCGTGCAGTTATTGTCGGCGGCGGGATCATTGGACTCACCACTGCGATCGCGTTGCGCAGGCAGGGCATCGAGGCGATGATCCACGAGCAGGCACCCGCGATCCGGGCGGCCGGTGCGGGGCTCGGGTTGTGGGCGAACGCGGTGGCAGTCTTCGACGAACTAGGACTGGGCGAGCAGGTGCGCGCCATCGGCCGGCCCGCGGAGATGTTCTTCCGGAACCACGCGGGCGAAGTGATCCATCCGTCCGGGTACTCCGACGACAACCACCGGTATCTGCTGGTGCACCGGGCCAAGTTGAACGACTTGCTCGCCGAGGCGGTGGGCCCCGACCACATCCGCCTTGACTCGCGCCTAGTCGGCTACGACGAGACAGACACCGGCGTGACGGCTCATTTCGGTGATGGCACCAGGGCCGGAGCGGACCTGCTCGTCGGCGCCGACGGCGTGTACTCGATCGTTCGTTCCCTGCTGCTTCCGGGCAGTGAAGCCGTGGAGCACAAGGGTCACCACGCGTGGCGCGCGGTCGTCCCGCCGCCGGCGGGCACCACCATCGACCGCAGCGTCATCGTGCTCGGCGAAGAGCGCACCCGTGGCGGATACGTGCCCACCGCCGACGGCACCGTGTACTGGTTGGTCAACCAGTTCGGCGTCGATCCGCTGCACGGCACGCCCAAAGAGCAAGCCGCAGAACGTGCAGCGTTCCTCGACACGACGGGCTGGAACCCGGCATTGCCCGCCCTGATCGCATCGACGCCGGACGAGCAGGTGCTGCACAACCAGGTCATGCTGGTGCCGCCGTTGGCGCGGTGGGTGTCGCAGCGGGTGGTTCTTGCCAGGCGATTCCGCTCACGCACTTTCCCCGCACATCACCGCGGGTGCGTCGCTGGGTGTGGAGGACGCGCTGTTGCTGGCCCGGCTGCTCACCTCCTGCGATGGCGTGGCGGCCGCGCTGGCCGCCTACGAAGCCGACCGGATCCCGCACTACCAGAGGGTCAGCGAGTTGGCCAAGACGGTGGAGGACTCTGCGACGCCGGAGGAATTCGCCGCCCACTATGCGGCCTTCAGACACTGGATGCTCAACCGGTAGCGGCACTGACGACTTGGAGAACCGGATGA
- a CDS encoding CocE/NonD family hydrolase, with translation MSLYIETNVAVPMRDGVTLATDLWRPAGIGPWPVLLARTPYGRTGLDPL, from the coding sequence ATGAGCCTGTACATCGAAACCAACGTCGCCGTGCCGATGCGCGACGGTGTCACGCTGGCAACCGATCTGTGGCGACCGGCCGGAATCGGCCCGTGGCCGGTCCTGCTCGCCCGCACTCCGTACGGCCGGACTGGGCTTGATCCGCTTTGA
- a CDS encoding nuclear transport factor 2 family protein: protein MDTTLLGRMRIADLVANLAHAQDSKDWGLFRSLFADRMTLDLTERSGEPVEELTADEITAKTRTIIDGFTCTHHASSNLLVDIHGETARCRAHMVAYHHVPTPGVDHLTMRGYWHLDLASANGKWVIRRWAIVRAAPWEGNQDLYRIAREGAQTALPDSH from the coding sequence ATGGACACGACACTGCTCGGCCGTATGCGGATTGCCGACCTGGTCGCCAATCTGGCGCATGCTCAGGACTCTAAGGATTGGGGACTCTTTCGGAGCCTTTTTGCCGATCGGATGACGCTGGATCTGACCGAACGGTCCGGCGAGCCCGTCGAGGAGCTGACGGCAGACGAGATAACTGCGAAGACACGTACCATCATTGATGGTTTTACCTGCACGCACCACGCCAGTTCCAATCTGCTCGTCGATATACACGGTGAGACCGCACGGTGCCGTGCACATATGGTCGCCTATCACCACGTCCCGACCCCGGGTGTCGACCACCTCACCATGCGGGGCTATTGGCACCTAGACCTCGCCAGCGCGAACGGGAAATGGGTGATACGGCGATGGGCGATCGTGCGGGCCGCACCGTGGGAAGGAAATCAGGACCTGTACCGCATCGCTCGCGAAGGAGCTCAAACCGCTTTGCCGGATTCTCACTGA
- a CDS encoding transposase — translation MESMGKKKPRPRRSFTPQFKAEIVELCQRGDRTVGQIAKDFDLTETAVRDWVKQAEVDAGERDGLTSSEREELAALRRENRRLREDVDILKRATAFFAKETR, via the coding sequence ATGGAGAGCATGGGGAAGAAGAAGCCGCGCCCTCGCCGCTCGTTCACGCCGCAGTTCAAGGCCGAGATCGTCGAGCTGTGCCAGCGTGGCGACCGCACGGTCGGCCAGATCGCGAAGGACTTCGACCTGACCGAGACGGCGGTACGCGACTGGGTCAAGCAAGCCGAGGTCGACGCCGGCGAGCGCGACGGCCTGACCAGCAGCGAACGCGAGGAACTGGCTGCGCTTCGGCGGGAGAACCGCCGGCTGCGTGAAGACGTCGACATCCTCAAGCGGGCCACGGCTTTCTTCGCGAAGGAGACCCGGTGA
- a CDS encoding sulfite exporter TauE/SafE family protein, whose amino-acid sequence MDVGHILLLVFAGVVAGGINSLAGGGSLITFPSLMVTGLPTVEANVTNSVSVFPGYVSSVLGSRADLTGQWPRIRAVLPACAAGAATGCAVLLVTPARAFELIAPFLVLGAAATLFFQERLRGLVGHPRALSHRRRTVTLQVVVFVGAVYGGYFGAALGVMYVAALALVLDEPLHQINAVKNVLTVTVGGVTLVTFSLFGPVNWFAVLVLGPRRSRAVTRGRFWLGVCRAAS is encoded by the coding sequence ATGGACGTTGGACACATACTGCTGCTGGTCTTCGCGGGTGTGGTGGCCGGCGGAATCAACTCACTCGCCGGCGGGGGCTCGCTGATCACGTTCCCCAGCCTGATGGTGACCGGTCTTCCCACGGTCGAGGCAAACGTCACGAACTCGGTCTCGGTCTTTCCCGGCTACGTCTCCAGCGTGCTGGGCAGCCGGGCCGACCTCACCGGGCAGTGGCCCCGTATCCGGGCCGTGCTGCCCGCCTGCGCCGCCGGTGCGGCCACCGGCTGCGCGGTGCTGCTTGTCACGCCTGCCCGGGCCTTCGAGCTCATCGCGCCTTTTCTCGTGCTCGGCGCGGCTGCGACGCTGTTCTTCCAGGAACGTCTGCGCGGTCTGGTGGGTCATCCGCGGGCGCTCAGCCACCGCCGCCGAACGGTCACTCTGCAGGTGGTCGTCTTTGTCGGCGCTGTCTACGGCGGCTATTTCGGCGCCGCCCTGGGCGTCATGTACGTTGCCGCACTGGCTCTGGTTCTCGACGAGCCTCTCCATCAGATCAACGCCGTCAAGAACGTCCTCACCGTCACCGTGGGCGGCGTCACTCTTGTGACGTTTTCACTCTTCGGTCCGGTCAACTGGTTCGCCGTCCTGGTTCTGGGCCCGCGACGGTCGCGGGCGGTTACACGGGGGCGATTTTGGCTCGGCGTCTGCCGGGCCGCCTCCTGA